From one Cucurbita pepo subsp. pepo cultivar mu-cu-16 chromosome LG17, ASM280686v2, whole genome shotgun sequence genomic stretch:
- the LOC111779414 gene encoding LOB domain-containing protein 29-like, with product MAASSSSSSPPCGACKFLRRKCVNGCIFAPYFPHDLGASHFSAVHKVFGASNASKLLAHLPVSHRSLAAVTISYEAQARLQDPIYGCISQIFALQHQVVNLRAQVAYLREQAAQIILNGYITRNPNELLYGNSLSYSDEELLDLQTWLLEESCSTAAPEFEPTAGPYVQMGVADSNLAGDFCC from the exons ATGGCggcctcctcctcttcttcttctcctccttgtGGAGCTTGCAAGTTCCTTAGAAGAAAGTGTGTCAATGGCTGCATCTTTGCTCCTTATTTCCCCCACGACCTCGGCGCCTCCCACTTCTCCGCCGTCCACAAAGTCTTCGGTGCAAGCAACGCTTCCAAGCTTCTCGCTCACCTCCCCGTCTCTCACCGGAGCCTAGCCGCCGTCACCATCTCCTACGAAGCTCAAGCACGACTTCAAGATCCGATCTACGGCTGTATCTCCCAGATTTTCGCTCTCCAACATCAG GTTGTGAATCTAAGGGCTCAAGTGGCTTATTTGAGAGAACAAGCAGCTCAAATCATTCTTAACGGCTACATTACAAGAAACCCTAATGAATTACTGTACGGAAACTCTTTGTCTTATTCCGATGAGGAATTGCTGGATCTTCAAACTTGGCTGCTGGAGGAGAGCTGCAGCACCGCCGCACCGGAGTTTGAACCTACGGCGGGGCCGTACGTTCAGATGGGCGTCGCCGATTCTAATCTCGCCGGAGATTTCTGCTGTTAA